Proteins from a single region of Cytophagaceae bacterium:
- a CDS encoding TonB-dependent receptor, translating to MIQKLFYFFFGIIVSFSSLAHKGTLVGKVKDQKSGINIPGASISLKDQKLGTVSDEFGYFKISNLEPGKYWVEVSFVGYVSQNQFVEIKSDETTFIEFSMPEKQFELNEVKISASNPQKQQVISSLDIRTRTINNSQEVLRIIPGIVIGQHAGGGKAEQIFLRGFDIDHGTDIQLTVDGMPINMVSHAHGQGYADAHFIIPELIDKVDFKKGMYDAEKGNFSTAGWANFKTKSILDQNFAKAEAGMFNTWRLVSGVNLLKKQNQNAYLATEYNYSNAYFDSPQKFNRLNIFGKYHNHISKNANLTLTGSTFWSKWNASGQIPDRAVAAGTIGFYGAIDPNEGGQTSRNNFNAELVTLTRNNHVWKNQVWFSNYNFELYSNFTFFFEDPENGDQIRQKEKRNLFGYNSNYAFSHHLGGNQSTLNLGLNYRHDLTKNSELSHTLNREILINAMMLGDVNEANLGLFLDETVQLGSKLSATAGLRFDYFKNSYLDKLQNNKSENAGAAIFSPKFNLYFTQNKNLQFYLNTGKGFHSNDTRAVVPQNGLEILPAAYGSDLGVILKPAPRMVLNAALWYLWLGQEFVYVGDAGVVEPSGKTQRSGVDVSVRYQIYKNLFADLDANWAKPRAIGEAEGENLIPLAVKFTSIGGITLKNEFGWNGSLRYRYVADRPANEDGSIVANGYFVSDALINYSKKNKSIGLSVQNIFNTKWKETQFATLSRLKNETDAVAEICFTPGTPFNARIVFSIIF from the coding sequence ATGATTCAAAAACTATTCTATTTTTTCTTTGGCATTATAGTCTCTTTTTCTTCTCTTGCCCATAAAGGGACATTGGTGGGAAAGGTTAAGGATCAAAAAAGTGGTATCAATATTCCGGGAGCGAGTATTTCATTGAAGGATCAGAAACTTGGCACTGTCTCTGATGAATTTGGATATTTTAAAATATCAAATCTTGAGCCGGGAAAATATTGGGTTGAGGTCTCGTTCGTGGGATATGTTTCTCAAAATCAATTTGTTGAAATTAAATCTGATGAGACTACTTTCATCGAATTTTCCATGCCGGAAAAACAATTTGAGCTTAATGAAGTAAAGATTTCGGCCAGCAATCCACAGAAACAACAGGTTATTTCCAGCCTTGACATTCGTACCCGCACCATCAATAACTCTCAGGAAGTACTCAGAATTATTCCCGGAATTGTGATTGGTCAGCACGCTGGAGGAGGCAAAGCTGAGCAGATATTTCTCAGGGGTTTTGATATTGACCATGGCACCGATATCCAACTCACCGTCGATGGAATGCCCATCAATATGGTGTCTCATGCACATGGACAGGGTTATGCCGATGCCCATTTTATCATTCCAGAGCTCATTGACAAAGTAGATTTTAAAAAAGGTATGTACGATGCCGAAAAAGGGAATTTCTCTACCGCAGGCTGGGCAAATTTTAAAACCAAAAGCATCCTTGATCAAAATTTTGCCAAAGCTGAAGCAGGTATGTTTAACACCTGGAGGTTGGTTTCCGGTGTTAATTTGCTCAAAAAACAAAACCAAAATGCCTATTTGGCAACAGAATACAATTATTCGAATGCCTATTTTGATTCTCCGCAAAAATTTAATCGTCTGAATATTTTTGGGAAATATCATAACCATATTTCGAAAAATGCCAATCTCACCCTCACCGGCTCTACATTTTGGAGCAAATGGAATGCCTCAGGGCAGATTCCCGATCGGGCAGTGGCAGCCGGTACAATCGGATTTTATGGTGCCATTGACCCCAATGAGGGCGGACAAACCAGCCGAAATAATTTCAATGCTGAGTTGGTCACATTAACTCGTAATAATCATGTATGGAAAAATCAGGTTTGGTTTTCAAATTATAACTTTGAACTATATTCCAACTTTACTTTCTTTTTCGAAGACCCCGAAAACGGTGACCAGATCAGACAAAAAGAGAAAAGAAATTTATTCGGGTACAATTCCAATTATGCGTTTTCTCATCATTTGGGAGGTAACCAGAGCACCTTAAATTTGGGTTTAAATTACCGGCACGACCTCACCAAAAATTCCGAGCTATCACATACCTTAAACCGTGAAATCCTTATAAATGCTATGATGTTGGGCGATGTCAATGAGGCTAATTTGGGTCTTTTTCTGGATGAAACCGTCCAACTTGGCTCTAAACTTTCAGCCACCGCCGGATTAAGGTTTGATTATTTCAAAAATTCATATTTGGATAAATTGCAAAACAATAAATCTGAAAATGCCGGGGCTGCCATATTTTCACCGAAGTTTAATTTATATTTTACCCAAAACAAAAATCTGCAGTTTTATTTAAATACCGGAAAAGGTTTCCATAGCAATGATACTCGGGCGGTTGTACCTCAAAACGGCCTTGAAATCCTGCCTGCTGCCTATGGTTCTGATTTGGGCGTAATACTCAAACCCGCTCCCAGAATGGTACTGAATGCTGCTCTATGGTATTTATGGCTAGGTCAGGAGTTTGTATATGTGGGTGATGCAGGAGTTGTGGAGCCATCAGGCAAAACTCAAAGGAGTGGGGTGGATGTTTCGGTTAGATATCAGATTTACAAAAACTTATTTGCCGACTTGGATGCCAACTGGGCAAAACCCCGTGCGATAGGGGAGGCAGAAGGCGAAAATTTGATACCCCTGGCTGTGAAATTTACAAGCATTGGAGGTATTACCCTAAAAAATGAATTCGGTTGGAACGGTAGTCTTCGGTATCGATATGTGGCAGATCGACCCGCCAATGAAGATGGGAGTATAGTTGCTAATGGCTATTTTGTGAGTGATGCTTTGATAAATTATTCCAAAAAAAATAAAAGCATTGGACTTTCGGTTCAGAATATTTTCAATACGAAATGGAAGGAGACACAGTTTGCCACGCTCAGTCGCCTGAAAAATGAAACCGATGCGGTAGCGGAGATTTGTTTTACACCAGGAACGCCATTTAATGCCAGAATTGTTTTCAGTATTATTTTTTAA
- a CDS encoding winged helix-turn-helix transcriptional regulator: protein MSKSLTYTEKEEKLAQYSKALGHPARIFILNFLEKQCSCFAGDISSQLPIANSTVSQHLTALKEAGLIQGTINPPTIKYCINKTNWEEAKALYKEFFEV, encoded by the coding sequence TTGTCAAAATCGCTCACATATACAGAGAAAGAAGAAAAGCTGGCTCAATATTCCAAAGCCCTGGGACATCCGGCAAGGATATTTATTTTAAATTTTCTTGAAAAACAATGTAGTTGTTTTGCCGGAGACATTTCGAGTCAATTGCCTATTGCCAATTCCACAGTATCCCAACATTTGACGGCACTCAAAGAAGCAGGATTGATTCAGGGCACCATTAATCCGCCTACTATCAAATATTGTATCAACAAAACCAACTGGGAAGAAGCCAAAGCTTTGTATAAAGAGTTTTTTGAAGTGTGA
- a CDS encoding alkylphosphonate utilization protein, which yields MSEFPPCPKCKSEYVYPSDGLLICPECFHEWNPEDAAEESGDVVLKVLDSNGNELKDGDSVVVIKDLPVKGAPKPVKAGTKVKNIRLTDGDHNIDCKIDGFGSMGLKSEFVRKA from the coding sequence ATGTCTGAATTTCCTCCATGCCCCAAGTGCAAGTCTGAATATGTATATCCTTCCGATGGTCTTTTGATATGTCCGGAGTGTTTTCATGAATGGAATCCTGAAGATGCCGCCGAGGAATCGGGAGATGTCGTTTTGAAAGTTTTGGACTCCAATGGCAACGAACTCAAAGATGGTGACTCCGTGGTGGTAATTAAAGATTTACCTGTAAAAGGTGCTCCAAAACCCGTAAAAGCCGGTACGAAAGTAAAAAATATTCGCCTGACCGATGGTGATCATAACATTGACTGCAAGATTGATGGATTTGGATCTATGGGCTTAAAATCGGAGTTTGTACGAAAAGCATAA
- a CDS encoding glycoside hydrolase family 30 protein, translating to MKKSFIIFLNLLLVMQVYSQSKITRISSTKDFQWKTSNEKFSTLKNGLEIDAEILINKPLQVIDGFGTCFNELGWASLSQLKPTERENIMSELFAPGKGANFTICRMPVGANDFSLDWYSYNETPGDFEMKNFSIAHDEKYLIPFIKNAQKYNPKLSIWASPWSPPIWMKYNKHYASKPISQNVPEEMKKKIRDEWGMDFTGLSNGLQPDQEGFEGTDMFIQDEKYFKAYSLYFSKFIEEYRKKGIKIGMVMPQNEFNSAQVFPSCTWTAKGLSNFLTYLSPAMKSKNVEVFFGTMERANHLLVDTVLTDSRIGQNINGVGFQWAGKGAISAIHDKYPNLKLYQTEQECGNGYNDWKYAKYAWSLMKHYLSNGANAYMYWNTSLNDGGRSTWGWHQNSLISVDPGDHSYKYNYEYYLIKHLSHFVKPGARRLETKGQFSEVLAFQNPDKSIVIMVHNDNQEVKRVNFAITGKFFSPELEADSFATFFIK from the coding sequence ATGAAAAAGTCATTCATAATTTTCCTGAACCTACTTTTAGTAATGCAGGTGTATTCTCAAAGTAAGATTACCAGGATTTCATCTACGAAGGATTTTCAGTGGAAAACCTCCAACGAAAAATTTTCAACCTTGAAAAATGGCTTGGAAATAGATGCAGAGATATTGATAAACAAACCCTTACAGGTAATTGATGGCTTCGGGACTTGTTTCAATGAACTCGGTTGGGCATCGCTTTCGCAGCTTAAACCTACAGAAAGAGAAAACATTATGTCAGAGCTTTTTGCTCCCGGAAAAGGAGCCAATTTTACGATTTGCCGTATGCCGGTAGGTGCCAACGATTTTTCACTAGATTGGTATTCCTACAATGAGACTCCGGGCGATTTTGAAATGAAAAATTTCAGCATCGCTCATGATGAGAAATATCTGATTCCTTTTATAAAAAATGCACAAAAATATAATCCTAAGCTAAGCATTTGGGCATCGCCCTGGTCGCCACCTATCTGGATGAAATATAACAAGCATTATGCTTCAAAGCCCATATCGCAGAATGTGCCGGAAGAAATGAAAAAGAAAATCAGAGATGAGTGGGGGATGGATTTTACAGGTCTCAGCAATGGCCTCCAGCCTGATCAGGAGGGTTTTGAGGGAACTGATATGTTTATTCAGGATGAAAAATATTTCAAAGCTTACAGTTTGTATTTTTCAAAATTTATTGAAGAATACCGGAAGAAAGGCATCAAAATCGGGATGGTGATGCCTCAGAATGAGTTTAACTCGGCTCAGGTATTTCCGAGTTGTACCTGGACGGCCAAAGGGTTAAGCAATTTCCTTACCTATTTGTCGCCAGCCATGAAATCTAAAAATGTGGAGGTATTTTTCGGCACTATGGAGCGGGCAAATCATCTGCTCGTCGATACAGTTTTAACTGATTCCAGGATTGGTCAAAACATAAACGGAGTTGGTTTCCAGTGGGCTGGCAAAGGTGCTATTTCGGCGATTCATGATAAATATCCCAATTTGAAATTGTATCAAACCGAGCAGGAATGTGGCAATGGCTACAACGACTGGAAATATGCCAAATATGCATGGAGTCTCATGAAACATTACCTAAGCAACGGTGCCAATGCATATATGTACTGGAATACTTCCCTAAATGACGGTGGCCGCAGCACCTGGGGCTGGCATCAGAATTCATTGATAAGTGTCGATCCAGGAGACCACAGCTATAAATACAACTATGAATATTATCTGATCAAGCATCTCAGTCATTTTGTAAAACCGGGGGCAAGAAGATTAGAAACCAAGGGGCAATTTTCTGAAGTTCTGGCATTTCAAAATCCCGACAAATCCATAGTAATAATGGTGCACAATGATAATCAGGAAGTAAAAAGAGTTAATTTCGCTATAACCGGAAAATTCTTTAGTCCTGAATTGGAGGCAGACTCTTTCGCTACATTTTTTATTAAATAG
- a CDS encoding Dabb family protein, with product MKSKLLLLSLIMIFTVAFAKPKPFYKHAVTITFKPGTTAEQIAEVDNSFKSLKKLKVVKGYEWGIVDDKKAIKHVYIFSFEKPEDLKVYAESPEHQAHIKVGAENVESVSGFQYFVK from the coding sequence ATGAAATCAAAACTTCTTCTGTTATCCCTTATTATGATCTTTACGGTGGCATTTGCCAAACCTAAACCATTTTATAAACACGCAGTTACGATTACCTTTAAACCCGGTACCACTGCCGAACAAATTGCCGAAGTGGATAATTCTTTTAAAAGCTTAAAAAAATTAAAAGTTGTAAAAGGCTATGAATGGGGGATAGTTGATGATAAAAAGGCCATAAAACATGTTTATATTTTTTCTTTCGAAAAACCTGAGGACCTTAAAGTGTATGCCGAGTCACCTGAACATCAGGCACATATAAAAGTAGGTGCTGAAAACGTGGAAAGTGTAAGCGGGTTTCAGTATTTTGTGAAATAA
- a CDS encoding rhodanese-like domain-containing protein, translated as METQTLVEEKCPTKTQGWINAGAILVDVREPNEVAIVDFDIPNIIHIPLSEFEERYQEIPMDKQIVTVCENGTRSLRAAGFLINHGYTKVFNMKHGMIRWLQRGFPAIGDTTVPEGSVSCCSH; from the coding sequence ATGGAAACTCAAACTTTAGTAGAAGAAAAATGTCCGACAAAAACACAAGGTTGGATAAATGCCGGAGCGATTTTAGTGGATGTTCGTGAACCCAATGAAGTGGCAATAGTGGATTTTGATATACCAAATATTATTCACATTCCTCTAAGTGAATTTGAGGAAAGATATCAGGAAATCCCAATGGATAAACAAATAGTAACAGTTTGTGAAAACGGAACAAGAAGTCTAAGAGCTGCCGGTTTTCTGATAAATCACGGATACACCAAAGTTTTTAACATGAAACATGGGATGATTCGCTGGTTGCAGCGTGGTTTTCCGGCCATAGGAGATACAACGGTTCCGGAAGGTTCGGTAAGTTGTTGTTCGCATTAA
- a CDS encoding TM0996/MTH895 family glutaredoxin-like protein has protein sequence MNIKVLGPGCPKCKTTYNNAVEAVKQTGIDAEVIKIEDIEEMMKYNVLTTPVLMINEVAKIKGRVAEIKEIKELIHANL, from the coding sequence ATGAATATTAAAGTTTTAGGTCCGGGATGTCCAAAATGCAAAACGACTTACAACAATGCAGTTGAAGCCGTAAAACAAACCGGGATTGATGCCGAAGTAATAAAAATTGAAGACATTGAAGAAATGATGAAATACAATGTCCTAACTACTCCAGTTTTAATGATTAATGAGGTGGCCAAAATAAAAGGAAGAGTGGCTGAGATTAAAGAAATAAAAGAATTGATACACGCTAATTTATAA
- a CDS encoding permease, which translates to MFDWIQYFADWLIYRIFSIAQGSKLGDALNFFVYDTLKILILLFLITMVMGVVNSYFPVDRIRNFLSRNKLFGLEYLLASTFGAVTPFCSCSSVPLFIGFVKGGIPLGVTFAFLITSPLVNEVAIALFVGMFGLKATIIYVSSGILLGMIGGLVLGKLNLEKYLSPWVQGILANAEKEGEFDEEKKNFTERLPEIFREATGIIKSVFWYIIVGIGIGALMHGFIPTGFFEQYISKDNPFAVPVAVILGVPMYSNAAGVLPVIQVFVQKGIPIGTAIAFMMAVVGLSIPEATLLKKVMTWKLIGIFFSVVAFFIIVSGYLFNMIL; encoded by the coding sequence ATGTTTGATTGGATTCAATATTTTGCCGATTGGCTCATTTACCGGATCTTCAGTATTGCACAGGGAAGCAAGCTGGGCGATGCTCTCAATTTCTTTGTTTATGATACCCTGAAAATATTGATTCTTCTGTTCCTGATCACTATGGTCATGGGTGTGGTCAATTCCTACTTTCCGGTGGATAGAATCCGTAACTTTCTTTCTCGTAACAAACTTTTCGGACTCGAATATTTACTTGCATCCACATTTGGGGCGGTCACGCCTTTTTGTTCCTGCAGTTCGGTACCATTGTTTATTGGTTTTGTAAAAGGCGGCATCCCTCTTGGAGTCACTTTTGCATTTCTGATTACCTCGCCTCTGGTCAATGAGGTGGCCATTGCCTTATTTGTGGGTATGTTTGGGCTCAAAGCCACCATAATTTACGTTAGTAGCGGCATACTTTTGGGAATGATCGGAGGGCTGGTACTTGGTAAATTGAATCTCGAAAAATATCTGAGTCCATGGGTGCAGGGCATTTTGGCCAATGCAGAAAAAGAAGGGGAATTTGACGAAGAAAAGAAAAATTTCACTGAACGATTACCCGAGATTTTCAGGGAAGCTACTGGAATCATCAAAAGTGTATTTTGGTATATCATTGTCGGTATCGGAATCGGTGCTTTGATGCACGGGTTTATCCCGACGGGCTTTTTTGAGCAGTATATTTCGAAAGACAATCCTTTCGCCGTGCCTGTCGCAGTGATTTTGGGAGTACCCATGTACAGCAATGCAGCCGGGGTATTGCCTGTGATTCAGGTATTTGTACAAAAAGGCATTCCCATTGGTACAGCCATTGCATTTATGATGGCAGTTGTAGGGCTTTCGATACCAGAGGCCACGCTCCTTAAAAAAGTAATGACCTGGAAACTGATAGGCATATTTTTCTCGGTGGTGGCATTCTTTATAATAGTTTCAGGGTATTTATTCAATATGATATTATGA
- a CDS encoding winged helix-turn-helix transcriptional regulator: MGVTKTDNYLPEHNDMGNLLKALAHPARVAILEYLMNINTCICGDIVKELNLAQPTVSQHLKEMKQARIIKGTVEGNAICYCLDEDTLKKLRDYFGSVLNILEGKKFDCC, encoded by the coding sequence ATGGGCGTAACCAAAACTGATAATTATTTGCCGGAGCATAACGACATGGGCAATTTACTCAAGGCTTTAGCTCACCCTGCACGGGTGGCCATTCTTGAGTATCTCATGAATATTAATACTTGTATCTGCGGAGATATTGTAAAGGAGCTCAATCTGGCTCAACCGACAGTTTCGCAACATCTGAAAGAGATGAAGCAAGCCAGAATCATCAAAGGAACGGTAGAAGGTAACGCCATCTGTTACTGTCTCGATGAGGACACCCTAAAAAAGCTCAGAGATTATTTTGGGAGTGTTTTGAATATCCTTGAAGGGAAAAAGTTTGATTGTTGTTAA
- a CDS encoding protein-tyrosine-phosphatase: MTNPFNPYLDKYIKANVLDFSEIPADRKEDLEKIAAFVESKIKKGEIAELVYICTHNSRRSHFGQLWAATAAAYYGIENIKTYSGGTEATACNERSVAALLRAGFTVQNSTGGSNPVYHFQYSENGPKQVAFSKKYDDAANPKSGFCAIMTCSSADEACPVVFGAAARVSTQYKDPKAFDGTDKEAKMYDERCKQIATETFYVFSLVKK, translated from the coding sequence ATGACCAACCCATTTAATCCTTATCTGGATAAATACATCAAAGCCAATGTGCTTGATTTTTCGGAAATTCCTGCCGATAGAAAAGAAGACCTTGAAAAGATTGCTGCTTTTGTAGAAAGCAAAATTAAAAAAGGAGAGATTGCTGAATTGGTGTATATCTGCACGCACAATTCCCGCAGGAGTCATTTCGGACAGCTATGGGCAGCCACCGCAGCCGCTTATTATGGAATTGAAAACATAAAGACCTACTCTGGTGGTACTGAGGCAACTGCCTGCAATGAACGCTCAGTAGCTGCTTTATTGAGAGCCGGATTTACAGTGCAAAATTCCACAGGTGGCAGCAATCCCGTGTATCATTTTCAGTATTCCGAAAATGGCCCCAAACAAGTGGCATTTTCTAAAAAGTATGACGATGCGGCCAATCCCAAAAGCGGTTTCTGTGCCATAATGACCTGCTCAAGTGCCGATGAAGCTTGCCCGGTGGTATTCGGAGCTGCGGCACGGGTTTCTACCCAATACAAAGACCCCAAGGCTTTTGATGGCACCGACAAGGAAGCTAAAATGTATGATGAAAGATGCAAGCAGATAGCCACTGAGACCTTTTATGTTTTTTCATTGGTAAAAAAATAA
- a CDS encoding rhodanese-like domain-containing protein has product MKIKTNGILLIVFLFVSGQIWAQTAPTENVKTISTKKAQKLAKKNVLLVDLRTPSEFAEKTYDVKNIINIPIDSLASNLNLIPKDEKVVLVCRTGNKSKKAYAVLEKNGYTNMVHMDGGIVKWSADGYAVAAPKSNACCKSSGAECKKECKSDNQAQAKSCCKKVQK; this is encoded by the coding sequence ATGAAAATCAAAACCAACGGAATACTTCTAATCGTTTTCCTTTTTGTTTCAGGACAGATATGGGCACAAACAGCTCCAACTGAAAATGTAAAGACGATCTCTACCAAAAAAGCTCAAAAATTAGCCAAAAAGAATGTTTTATTGGTTGATTTAAGAACTCCCTCCGAATTTGCAGAAAAGACATATGATGTAAAAAATATCATCAATATCCCGATTGATTCTTTGGCATCAAACCTTAATTTAATCCCTAAAGATGAAAAGGTAGTGTTGGTTTGTCGTACCGGAAATAAAAGTAAAAAAGCCTATGCAGTACTTGAAAAAAACGGATATACAAACATGGTTCACATGGATGGCGGAATAGTAAAATGGTCTGCTGACGGATATGCTGTAGCTGCACCAAAATCAAACGCTTGTTGTAAATCGAGTGGAGCAGAATGCAAAAAAGAGTGTAAGTCTGACAATCAGGCACAAGCAAAATCATGTTGTAAAAAAGTACAAAAATGA
- a CDS encoding sulfite exporter TauE/SafE family protein: MFENLNQLAQNQETPLLAALALGLLTAIAPCPLATNISATAFIAKTISNKNKVLISGLLYTLGRMTSYTALGSVIYFGASKFHVAKLFQTYGERLLGPVLVILGLIMLDFIKLNFIKGGSLTDKFSEKFKTQGLLGSFLLGALFALAFCPYSGALFFGMLMPMTIAKGLALPVVFSLGTGLPVIFFAFIIAFSIEKIVGIFKAITKFELWMRKAAGVIFILTGLYYISIFVL, encoded by the coding sequence ATGTTTGAAAATCTGAACCAGCTGGCTCAAAATCAGGAAACTCCGCTATTGGCGGCACTAGCTTTGGGCTTGCTTACTGCCATTGCACCCTGTCCTTTGGCTACCAACATTTCGGCCACCGCCTTTATTGCCAAGACCATCAGCAACAAAAATAAAGTTTTAATCAGCGGACTTTTATATACTTTGGGCCGCATGACCTCTTATACAGCTTTGGGCTCGGTTATATATTTTGGAGCCAGTAAATTTCATGTAGCCAAACTGTTCCAAACCTATGGTGAAAGATTATTGGGGCCTGTACTGGTCATATTGGGTTTGATTATGCTAGATTTCATTAAACTAAATTTTATTAAAGGAGGCTCTTTGACTGATAAGTTTTCAGAAAAATTCAAAACACAGGGACTTTTAGGTTCATTCCTACTTGGGGCATTATTTGCACTGGCATTTTGTCCCTATAGCGGAGCGTTATTTTTTGGTATGCTTATGCCTATGACCATCGCCAAAGGCCTGGCATTACCAGTAGTTTTCTCATTAGGAACCGGCCTCCCTGTAATATTCTTTGCCTTTATTATCGCATTTAGCATTGAAAAAATAGTCGGCATATTTAAGGCAATTACAAAGTTTGAGCTCTGGATGCGAAAAGCCGCAGGTGTGATATTTATACTGACCGGATTATATTATATCAGCATTTTTGTTCTTTAA
- a CDS encoding FAD-dependent oxidoreductase — translation MKLQKLERREFLKYGLSLPLFASYLSSCKDKFIVPNGTSVIIIGAGISGLTAAKMLSENGFDVRVLEAQEKIGGRTRTNRILGIDFDEGASWIHGIKKNPITDLAEKAGMLTFETVEESIVSYDIGGRKRSGSLFDSTETRFYEIMDTLTKKGNPEKSFGEVFQSNFPEYFNDRLWQFFLSAYVTFDTGDLFQLSSLLYDEGEIFGSVEKIATNGYDKIPEYLANDLDIKLNQKVTEIDYSGEKIKVTHNGKESLADRVIVTIPLGVLKNKVISFSPQLPENKLNAIEKIGMNCVNKFLLTWEKAFWDDVQYITYTPDVPDRFNYFVNVNKYHPETNALMTFAYADAARATEKQSDAEVISQIMIHLKDIYGSSIPQPTQMLRTKWGSNPNAYGAYSFTAVETEMSHFDDLAATVNQKLFFAGEHTEKDYFSTTHGAYLSGIREAEKILEIFKK, via the coding sequence ATGAAATTACAAAAACTAGAAAGGCGTGAATTTTTGAAATATGGCTTATCCTTACCACTTTTTGCTTCATATCTGAGTTCATGCAAGGATAAATTTATTGTGCCAAATGGTACCTCAGTGATAATCATTGGAGCCGGAATCTCGGGATTGACTGCTGCAAAAATGCTTTCAGAAAATGGGTTTGATGTAAGAGTACTTGAGGCTCAGGAAAAAATAGGAGGAAGAACCAGAACCAACCGTATTTTAGGAATAGATTTCGATGAGGGAGCAAGTTGGATTCATGGCATCAAAAAAAATCCGATTACTGATCTTGCCGAAAAGGCGGGTATGCTTACTTTCGAAACGGTTGAAGAAAGCATCGTGTCTTATGATATAGGCGGAAGAAAAAGATCCGGGAGTTTATTTGATTCTACTGAAACACGGTTTTATGAAATCATGGATACTTTGACGAAGAAAGGCAATCCGGAAAAGAGTTTTGGCGAAGTTTTTCAAAGCAATTTCCCGGAATATTTCAATGACCGGTTATGGCAATTTTTTCTCTCTGCCTATGTCACATTTGATACCGGTGACCTGTTTCAACTATCTTCATTGCTATATGATGAAGGAGAGATATTTGGAAGTGTGGAAAAAATCGCAACCAATGGTTATGACAAAATACCGGAATATCTGGCAAATGACTTAGATATTAAACTAAATCAAAAAGTCACCGAAATCGATTATTCGGGAGAAAAAATTAAAGTAACACATAATGGCAAAGAAAGCCTTGCCGACCGTGTAATTGTGACTATACCCCTCGGTGTTTTAAAAAACAAAGTGATTTCATTTTCACCGCAACTTCCTGAAAACAAACTAAATGCAATCGAAAAAATAGGAATGAATTGTGTGAATAAGTTTTTACTGACCTGGGAAAAAGCATTTTGGGATGACGTCCAATATATTACCTACACGCCTGACGTCCCGGACCGGTTTAATTATTTTGTTAATGTAAATAAATACCATCCTGAAACCAACGCACTTATGACCTTTGCTTACGCCGATGCCGCCCGGGCAACTGAAAAACAGAGTGATGCGGAAGTTATCAGCCAAATTATGATCCATTTGAAAGATATTTATGGCTCTTCTATACCTCAACCCACACAAATGTTAAGGACAAAATGGGGAAGTAATCCAAATGCTTATGGTGCATATTCTTTCACTGCGGTTGAAACAGAGATGAGTCATTTTGATGATCTCGCGGCAACTGTAAATCAAAAACTGTTTTTTGCAGGAGAACATACCGAAAAAGACTATTTCTCAACTACGCATGGGGCATATTTGAGCGGTATAAGAGAAGCCGAAAAGATTTTGGAAATATTTAAAAAATAA